A genome region from Sphingobacteriaceae bacterium GW460-11-11-14-LB5 includes the following:
- a CDS encoding competence protein, with translation MDNSEIRKDIHRVEIIPDVSALKKEYYRKETAWHRDWKLAFPPSFREVAFYDAANTDIHRADIFTPSGYTIEFQNSPITAAELHSREAFYPNLIWVLNGKKFKGFKILKHLPDVDDPKLKDYEFCHSDHLSMVRKAEIIQGLPNPKILNFYHPELQGIKLTSNLYSFCWKQPHSVWYLATAKIIVDLGGHFLYELKQRQQLNGNYPYLKMLSRKTFIDWHTPPEI, from the coding sequence ATGGATAATAGTGAAATAAGAAAAGATATTCATCGTGTTGAAATAATCCCGGATGTTTCAGCACTCAAAAAAGAATATTACCGTAAAGAAACGGCATGGCACCGCGATTGGAAGCTGGCCTTCCCACCGTCGTTTAGGGAAGTTGCCTTTTACGATGCGGCCAATACCGATATCCACCGGGCAGACATATTTACCCCATCAGGTTATACCATTGAGTTTCAAAACTCTCCAATAACAGCTGCCGAACTGCACAGCAGAGAGGCATTTTATCCAAATTTGATATGGGTATTAAACGGTAAAAAATTTAAAGGCTTTAAAATATTGAAACATTTGCCTGATGTGGATGATCCGAAACTGAAGGATTATGAGTTCTGCCATTCCGATCACCTTTCGATGGTTAGAAAAGCAGAAATTATACAGGGGCTGCCTAACCCCAAAATACTTAATTTTTACCATCCCGAACTTCAGGGAATTAAACTCACCTCAAACCTATATTCTTTTTGCTGGAAACAACCCCATAGTGTGTGGTATCTGGCTACTGCAAAAATTATTGTAGACTTAGGTGGACATTTTTTGTATGAGCTAAAACAACGTCAGCAGTTAAATGGCAATTACCCATATCTAAAAATGTTGAGTAGAAAAACCTTTATCGATTGGCATACCCCGCCAGAGATTTAA